Proteins co-encoded in one Flavobacterium sp. M31R6 genomic window:
- a CDS encoding SusE domain-containing protein, whose translation MKNITKIIIALFAIVAFSCTQDDVENRPVITPGDAPVLTAPTAGAIYVLSPANAAATAERFTWNSANFGGNVEVTYAVQMDVKGGDFSKAQTLGSVVSANQVAVTVEVMNGAALSLKATPFKAADFDIRVVATTGTSTSIVSTITAIVVTPYTTESPKLWVPGSYQAASGYGSDWTPSTGPQLESSGYGKTDFEGYVYFAAPGKYKMTAQPAWGPVDYGMGATAGTIDPKGGDIDMPTAGYYLFKADTDPAKLTYSATATAWGIVGSATPGGWDNSTAMTYDKTKKLWSVTANLTAAEFKFRANNAWTFNLGKLKTAPNGVNLQYDGDNIAVEAGNYTITLDLSVPRVYKYTITKN comes from the coding sequence AAAATAATAATTGCTTTGTTCGCTATAGTAGCGTTCTCTTGTACTCAAGACGATGTTGAAAACAGACCAGTAATCACTCCTGGTGATGCTCCTGTATTAACTGCGCCTACTGCAGGTGCTATTTATGTATTGTCCCCTGCCAATGCTGCTGCTACTGCAGAGCGTTTTACTTGGAATTCAGCCAATTTTGGTGGAAATGTTGAAGTTACTTACGCAGTTCAAATGGATGTAAAAGGAGGAGATTTTTCTAAAGCACAAACATTAGGATCTGTAGTATCTGCAAATCAAGTTGCTGTTACCGTTGAAGTAATGAACGGTGCTGCATTAAGCTTGAAAGCAACTCCTTTTAAAGCAGCTGATTTTGATATAAGAGTAGTAGCTACAACTGGTACTTCTACTTCTATCGTTTCTACTATTACAGCTATTGTTGTAACGCCTTACACTACTGAAAGCCCAAAATTATGGGTTCCTGGAAGTTATCAAGCGGCTTCTGGATATGGATCTGACTGGACTCCATCTACTGGACCACAACTTGAGTCTTCTGGTTACGGAAAAACTGATTTTGAAGGATATGTATATTTTGCAGCTCCAGGAAAATATAAAATGACTGCACAACCTGCATGGGGACCTGTTGATTACGGGATGGGTGCTACTGCTGGAACTATAGACCCAAAAGGTGGTGACATTGATATGCCAACAGCTGGTTACTATTTGTTTAAAGCAGACACAGATCCTGCTAAATTAACGTATTCTGCTACTGCTACTGCATGGGGAATCGTTGGAAGTGCTACTCCTGGAGGATGGGATAACAGTACAGCAATGACTTATGATAAAACTAAAAAATTATGGTCAGTGACTGCTAACTTAACTGCAGCTGAGTTTAAATTTAGAGCTAACAATGCTTGGACTTTTAACCTTGGTAAACTAAAAACTGCTCCAAACGGTGTTAATTTACAATACGATGGTGACAATATTGCTGTAGAAGCTGGAAATTACACAATCACTTTAGACTTAAGTGTTCCAAGAGTTTACAAATACACTATTACTAAAAACTAA
- a CDS encoding alpha-amylase family glycosyl hydrolase has protein sequence MKKIILLLLFFVSLGSFAQQQTATYSISPASFEETTSITITINGSSINESTWGVTGNALYLWAWAFGLDDTTNNGTPLNGTWEASDESSKFTYNAGSDTYTKTFVPTTYYNTTNIGKIGFLIKAKNGTGDKKSQDMFAEVGAFQVTLTSPAQNSTTILASGGSLSIAATNTNGVASYNLKSNGVSINTNASTSSYSFTHTNITSNQNYELEVTQGATTITKKFTVVINPNTVSETIPAGLVDGINYNSADATKATLVLDAPLKDFVYVAGSFNNWQPDNLYAMKKDATSGSTKFWLELTGLVSGTNYTYQYWVGETTPIANSPALVKTADPYSTLVLSPNEDLGIPVSTYPNMPVYPAGQDKEVTVLQTGQTPYAWSTATTNFVKPEKDKLVVYEVLVRDFDANRNYQDLINRIDYFKNLKINAIELLPVMEFEGNESWGYNTSFHMALDKFYGPSTKLKELIDLCHQNGIAVILDVALNHAFGRNPMVRMWMNDPDGDGYGSPTAENPYFNTVAKHTYSVGEDFNHSSTYTKNYVKRVVKQWIEEYKIDGFRWDLTKGFTQNCTASDESCTNGYQQDRVDILKAYADYSWSLDPTHYTIFEHLGSDTEEKEWANYRITDPISKGVMMWGNLNNNYNQLSMGYNSSNDISRMYGPNHSGFLGNRVMGYAESHDEERLMYKNLQYGNTANSSHNVKNLNVALSRMSAIGAVSLLIPGPKMIWHFGELGWDSSIYTCNDGTVNTSSDATSSDCKLDKKPQPQWVNNWLGDNVRNKIYYDWSRMIGLKTTEAVFSGTATMASGTTLTPNIKITNSALSSTALKDVLIIANFDVTVQNVATGFQYTGSWYNLMDNTPYTVTDANATISLQPGEFRIYGNKATTLATTDFEILKDIYIYPNPASSYFTLNTTTPKVQIYSVTGQLVKTFNKSQSKDHQYSVSDLDSGMYFVKVYNEENQVKVMKFIKQ, from the coding sequence ATGAAAAAAATTATACTTTTATTGTTGTTTTTTGTGTCGTTGGGTAGTTTTGCACAACAACAAACAGCTACTTATTCCATAAGTCCAGCTTCCTTTGAGGAAACAACTTCTATTACAATTACCATAAATGGAAGCAGTATTAATGAGTCAACTTGGGGTGTAACAGGGAATGCACTCTATTTATGGGCATGGGCTTTCGGGCTTGATGACACCACAAATAATGGAACTCCTCTTAATGGTACATGGGAAGCTTCAGATGAATCGAGTAAATTTACCTATAATGCAGGAAGCGACACTTATACTAAGACATTTGTTCCAACCACTTATTATAACACTACCAATATTGGTAAAATTGGTTTTTTGATTAAAGCAAAAAATGGAACAGGAGACAAAAAATCTCAAGATATGTTTGCAGAAGTTGGTGCTTTTCAAGTTACCCTAACATCACCAGCCCAAAACAGCACCACTATTTTAGCTTCTGGCGGAAGTCTTTCGATTGCTGCGACCAATACTAATGGCGTTGCGAGTTATAATTTAAAATCAAACGGAGTTAGTATCAATACTAATGCGAGTACTTCAAGTTATTCGTTCACACACACCAATATTACGAGCAATCAAAACTATGAATTGGAAGTAACTCAAGGTGCAACTACGATAACCAAAAAATTTACAGTAGTTATAAATCCAAATACAGTTTCTGAAACTATTCCCGCAGGTTTGGTCGATGGTATCAATTACAACTCAGCAGATGCTACCAAGGCTACCTTAGTTCTTGATGCACCTCTAAAAGATTTTGTATATGTGGCAGGAAGTTTTAATAACTGGCAGCCTGACAATTTGTATGCAATGAAAAAAGATGCAACATCAGGTTCTACCAAATTTTGGTTGGAATTGACTGGATTAGTATCAGGAACAAATTACACTTATCAATATTGGGTTGGAGAGACTACTCCAATTGCCAATTCACCTGCACTTGTAAAAACAGCCGATCCTTATTCAACTTTAGTGCTATCGCCTAATGAAGATCTAGGAATTCCTGTCTCAACTTACCCTAATATGCCAGTTTATCCTGCAGGTCAAGACAAAGAAGTAACAGTATTACAAACAGGACAAACTCCTTATGCTTGGAGTACAGCTACGACAAATTTTGTAAAACCTGAAAAAGATAAATTGGTTGTATATGAAGTGTTAGTAAGAGATTTTGATGCCAACAGAAATTATCAAGATTTAATCAATCGTATTGATTATTTTAAAAATTTAAAAATCAATGCTATTGAACTGCTGCCAGTAATGGAATTCGAAGGAAACGAAAGTTGGGGATATAACACATCTTTCCACATGGCATTAGATAAATTTTACGGCCCTTCTACAAAACTAAAAGAATTGATTGACTTATGTCATCAAAACGGAATTGCAGTAATTCTGGATGTAGCCTTAAATCATGCTTTTGGAAGAAATCCAATGGTACGTATGTGGATGAATGATCCCGATGGCGATGGATATGGTTCACCAACTGCCGAAAACCCATATTTCAATACCGTTGCAAAGCACACTTATAGTGTAGGGGAAGATTTCAACCATTCTTCAACTTATACAAAAAACTATGTAAAAAGAGTTGTTAAACAATGGATCGAAGAATATAAAATTGACGGTTTCCGTTGGGATTTAACCAAAGGATTTACGCAAAACTGTACTGCTAGCGACGAGAGTTGTACTAATGGTTACCAACAAGACAGAGTTGATATTCTAAAAGCATATGCCGATTATTCTTGGTCATTAGACCCAACTCACTACACTATTTTTGAACACTTAGGAAGCGATACTGAAGAAAAGGAATGGGCAAATTATAGAATTACAGATCCTATCAGCAAAGGAGTAATGATGTGGGGAAATTTGAACAACAATTACAACCAATTATCAATGGGTTATAATTCCAGCAACGATATTTCAAGAATGTATGGACCAAACCATAGCGGTTTTCTTGGGAATAGAGTTATGGGCTATGCCGAAAGTCATGACGAAGAACGTCTAATGTATAAAAATTTACAATATGGAAATACTGCGAATTCTTCTCATAATGTCAAAAATCTTAACGTAGCTTTATCCAGAATGTCTGCGATAGGTGCTGTTTCTTTATTAATACCTGGCCCAAAAATGATATGGCACTTTGGTGAATTAGGATGGGATTCTTCAATTTATACTTGCAATGACGGAACTGTAAATACTTCTTCTGATGCCACCTCTTCAGATTGTAAATTAGACAAAAAACCACAACCTCAATGGGTTAATAATTGGTTAGGCGACAACGTAAGAAATAAAATTTATTATGATTGGTCAAGGATGATTGGATTAAAGACAACCGAAGCCGTATTTTCTGGAACAGCAACTATGGCGTCAGGAACAACATTAACGCCGAATATAAAAATTACCAATAGTGCTTTGTCAAGTACAGCACTTAAAGATGTTCTTATTATTGCCAATTTTGACGTAACCGTTCAAAATGTAGCTACAGGTTTCCAATATACTGGATCATGGTACAATTTAATGGATAATACTCCATATACCGTAACCGATGCTAATGCTACTATCTCTTTGCAACCTGGTGAATTTAGAATCTACGGAAATAAAGCAACCACTTTGGCGACTACAGATTTTGAAATTTTAAAAGACATCTATATTTATCCAAATCCAGCTTCTAGTTATTTTACATTAAATACTACTACTCCGAAAGTTCAGATTTATTCTGTAACAGGTCAATTAGTAAAAACTTTCAACAAAAGCCAATCCAAAGACCATCAATATAGCGTAAGTGATCTAGATAGCGGAATGTATTTTGTTAAGGTCTACAACGAAGAAAATCAAGTAAAAGTGATGAAGTTCATCAAACAATAA
- a CDS encoding T9SS type A sorting domain-containing protein, protein MKTILKLSLVVLVAMTTMSSYAIDGDFLLNVKKGTGKEISFSVNEIQKANVTIYDKSHNVIYSEIATGKGGIMKTYSLEEFPDGVYFLEVETNLKKVTHEIVINNEVSTLSRKSVAEVYKGDLKMKNQNVATVN, encoded by the coding sequence ATGAAAACGATTTTAAAACTTAGTCTGGTGGTATTGGTAGCGATGACTACGATGAGTAGCTATGCAATCGACGGTGATTTTTTACTTAACGTAAAAAAAGGAACCGGTAAAGAAATTAGTTTTTCGGTGAATGAGATTCAGAAAGCCAATGTAACAATCTACGATAAATCTCATAATGTAATCTACTCTGAAATAGCCACCGGCAAAGGAGGGATTATGAAAACGTATAGCCTTGAAGAGTTTCCTGACGGGGTTTATTTCCTGGAAGTGGAAACCAATCTGAAGAAAGTGACGCACGAGATTGTGATCAACAATGAGGTTTCTACACTATCGAGAAAATCAGTGGCCGAGGTGTACAAAGGGGATCTGAAAATGAAAAACCAAAATGTGGCCACGGTGAATTAA
- a CDS encoding dipeptidase, whose product MEDIKLYVTKHKDRFVNELIELLKIPSVSADTAFSRDVLDTAEAVKVSLVKAGCDFVEICETAGYPIVYGEKTIDPKLPTVLVYGHYDVQPADPLELWTSPPFEPVIKKTEIHPEGAIFARGSCDDKGQMYMHVKAFEYMIQSNTLPCNVKFMIEGEEEVGSVNLKTFVENNTEKLKNDVILISDTGMISNQQPSITTGLRGLSYVEVEVTGPNRDLHSGLYGGAVANPINVLAKMIASLHDENNHITIPGFYDNVQELSLEERAEMAKAPFNLDNYKKALNLNDIYGESGYVTNERNSIRPTLDVNGIWGGYTGEGAKTVIASKAFAKISMRLVPNQDWEVITDLFTKHFISIAPSGVTVKVTPHHGGQGYVTPIDSIGYKAANMAYTETFGVPAIPVRSGGSIPIVALFEKELKSKTILMGFGLDSDAIHSPNEHFGIFNYLKGIETIPLFYKYFVELSK is encoded by the coding sequence ATGGAAGATATAAAATTATACGTTACAAAACACAAAGATCGGTTTGTCAATGAGTTAATCGAGTTGTTAAAAATTCCATCCGTAAGTGCAGACACTGCTTTTTCCCGTGATGTTCTTGACACTGCCGAAGCTGTTAAAGTAAGTTTAGTAAAAGCTGGATGCGATTTTGTAGAAATTTGCGAAACTGCAGGTTACCCTATCGTTTACGGAGAAAAAACAATTGACCCAAAATTACCTACCGTTTTAGTCTACGGACATTACGATGTTCAACCTGCAGATCCATTAGAATTATGGACTTCTCCTCCATTTGAACCCGTTATTAAGAAAACTGAAATCCACCCTGAAGGTGCTATTTTTGCCAGAGGTTCCTGTGATGACAAAGGTCAAATGTACATGCACGTAAAAGCTTTTGAATATATGATTCAAAGCAACACTTTGCCTTGCAACGTAAAATTCATGATTGAAGGTGAGGAAGAAGTTGGTAGCGTCAACCTAAAAACCTTTGTGGAAAACAATACCGAGAAACTAAAAAATGATGTGATTTTGATTTCGGACACCGGAATGATTTCCAATCAGCAACCTTCTATCACCACTGGTCTTCGTGGTTTGAGTTATGTAGAAGTGGAAGTTACGGGACCAAACCGTGATTTACATTCTGGTTTGTACGGAGGTGCTGTTGCCAATCCTATAAATGTTTTGGCAAAAATGATTGCTTCCTTGCATGACGAAAACAATCATATTACCATTCCAGGTTTCTATGACAATGTTCAAGAATTATCATTAGAGGAAAGAGCGGAAATGGCCAAAGCTCCTTTTAATCTCGACAATTACAAAAAAGCGCTAAACTTGAATGATATATATGGCGAAAGCGGCTATGTAACTAATGAACGCAACTCCATTCGACCAACACTAGATGTAAACGGAATTTGGGGAGGCTATACTGGAGAAGGCGCAAAAACGGTTATTGCTAGTAAGGCTTTTGCCAAAATCTCAATGCGTTTGGTGCCAAACCAAGATTGGGAAGTCATCACCGACTTGTTCACCAAACACTTCATCAGCATTGCTCCGTCTGGAGTTACGGTAAAAGTTACTCCTCACCACGGCGGTCAGGGTTATGTGACCCCTATAGATAGCATCGGTTACAAAGCGGCCAATATGGCTTACACCGAAACCTTTGGCGTTCCTGCAATTCCAGTTCGTTCTGGAGGAAGCATTCCTATTGTTGCCTTGTTCGAAAAAGAACTAAAAAGCAAAACAATCCTTATGGGTTTTGGTCTTGACAGCGATGCTATTCACTCGCCTAACGAACATTTCGGGATTTTCAATTATCTGAAAGGGATTGAAACCATTCCATTGTTTTACAAATATTTCGTGGAATTAAGCAAATAA